The following are encoded in a window of Amaranthus tricolor cultivar Red isolate AtriRed21 chromosome 2, ASM2621246v1, whole genome shotgun sequence genomic DNA:
- the LOC130807024 gene encoding LOW QUALITY PROTEIN: 3-O-acetylpapaveroxine carboxylesterase CXE1-like (The sequence of the model RefSeq protein was modified relative to this genomic sequence to represent the inferred CDS: deleted 1 base in 1 codon) → MENIDPKKIAESFFMIHNPDGTFTRRLDIYPIVPPSITDLSSPSLSKDIPLNSDKSTWVRIYLPRSLSEKKKLPILIYVHGSGFVVASAAQPNFHDFCSYAGSSLPALVVSVEYHLAPEHRLPAAYEDVLDALNWVKEGKEKWVEEYGDLSRCVMMGDSAGGNIVDRVRYLGWRVRVVRNDGDPLYDRSVELVKLLEKKGVNVKCMFVEGGKHGMFVGEPSKFKSKELLTFVEDLFNDQ, encoded by the exons ATGGAAAATATAGACCCAAAGAAAATCGCAGAAAGTTTTTTCATGATCCATAACCCAGACGGAACATTCACTCGTAGACTTGACATCTACCCAATTGTTCCTCCCTCCATTACTGACCTATCTTCACCTTCTCTTTCCAAAGATATTCCTCTTAACTCTGACAAATCCACCTGGGTTCGAATCTACTTACCTAGATCTTTATCCGAAAAAAAGAAGCTTCCGATACTAATCTATGTTCATGGAAGTGGGTTTGTTGTCGCTAGTGCGGCGCAACCCAACTTCCATGATTTCTGCTCGTACGCAGGCAGTTCACTGCCCGCGTTAGTTGTCTCGGTCGAGTACCATCTTGCTCCAGAACATCGTCTTCCTGCGGCGTACGAAGATGTTCTGGATGCTTTAAATTGGGtaaaagaaggaaaagaaaaatggGTAGAAGAGTATGGTGATTTATCTAGATGTGTTATGATGGGGGATAGTGCGGGTGGAAATATTGTT GATCGGGTTCGATATTTGGGGTGGCGGGTTCGGGTTGTGCGTAATGATGGTGACCCACTTTATGATCGGAGTGTGGAGTTGGTGAAATTGTTGGAGAAGAAAGGGGTAAATGTTAAGTGTATGTTTGTTGAAGGTGGTAAACATGGGATGTTTGTGGGTGAGCCTTCTAAGTTTAAGTCAAAGGAGTTGTTGACTTTTGTTGAAGATTTGTTTAATGATCAGTAA